The Caloranaerobacter ferrireducens genome contains a region encoding:
- a CDS encoding ABC transporter ATP-binding protein, protein MHNEIIMKVRNLSKFYQMGEVQVKALQDVSFDIYEGEFVVILGPSGSGKSTLLNILGGMDKPTKGKVFLRDEEITSYNEKQLTEYRREKIGFVFQFYNLMSNLTAKENVELATEICSRPLDIDQILEDVGLGDRKNHFPSQMSGGEQQRVAIARAVAKNPLILLCDEPTGALDFKTGISILSLLNKVNKIYKKTVVVITHNSPIANMADRVIKMRSGRILENRVNPNPVEPERIEW, encoded by the coding sequence ATGCATAATGAAATAATTATGAAAGTAAGAAATTTGAGTAAGTTTTATCAAATGGGTGAAGTTCAAGTAAAAGCCCTGCAGGATGTATCTTTTGATATTTATGAGGGAGAATTTGTAGTAATTTTAGGTCCGAGTGGTTCAGGTAAGAGTACTTTATTAAACATACTAGGTGGGATGGATAAGCCGACAAAAGGTAAAGTTTTCTTAAGAGATGAAGAAATTACTAGCTATAATGAAAAACAGTTAACTGAGTACAGAAGAGAAAAAATAGGCTTTGTATTCCAATTTTATAATTTAATGTCTAATTTAACTGCTAAAGAGAATGTTGAACTAGCTACAGAAATCTGCAGTAGACCTTTAGATATTGATCAAATATTAGAAGATGTAGGTCTTGGAGATAGAAAAAATCATTTCCCATCTCAAATGAGTGGAGGAGAACAGCAAAGAGTTGCAATTGCAAGAGCAGTTGCTAAAAATCCATTAATTTTATTATGTGATGAACCAACAGGAGCATTAGATTTTAAAACAGGAATATCAATTCTTTCACTATTAAACAAAGTTAATAAAATTTATAAAAAAACAGTTGTAGTTATAACGCACAACTCACCGATTGCCAACATGGCAGATAGAGTAATAAAGATGAGAAGTGGAAGAATTTTAGAAAATAGAGTTAATCCTAATCCAGTTGAGCCTGAAAGGATTGAATGGTAA
- a CDS encoding ABC transporter permease — MKKLNLKLLRSIKNSKGQFIAVTLVIIVGLTVYTALSMAAVNLESTINYYYDITNFADLYVQVVKAPEKAIDNLKKMKDIEFVEGRIVFDVPIKVRDKDERVKVRIISKPDEINGINSLYMMRGENIDNKYKDCLVIKQFADARKMKIGDILKPQISGKTYNLSIKGVVSSPEYIYLMENEQSFLPSPKKFGVMYVTKEFAQDSFGFRGNYNEIIIKAKKGVNLNNLKKKIENELDKYGVKRIITKDEQLSNWAVSEEIKGLRQSSSTIPLIFLGVAAIIMAVMLSRMVRAERTSIGVLKALGYTNIQLILHYTKYSLLVGFIGAIFGVILGTILSGYMAKMYIKFFNIPMLKMNFYYKYMVSAVVLSMIFCIIAGLWGGKKVLKILPAESMRPEPPKSGGRIFIDRVSVLWSRLTFTWKMVLRNIFRNKKRFIFITLGIALTYSVTFLPLSARDAFVSMFSTHYGEFQRMEYNISFSKPLNKKVIKDIKNIINVDHIEPKIEYPFEIEYGHKSKVVNIIGLQKDTRFYKFTNIDGDVISLKDRGIFLTEGLAKYLGVEVGDNVKIKNFIPDKEDVYLRVSGIIKQSLGINGYMNIDEMEEKLVDNNVITGVYLNSDDNVKSKLENMSNITSIQSLQDMKDVFKQFLDLTMYSVSLMTLFGGVLGFAIVYNSTVMSINERRLEFSSLRVMGFSKRDIYNMLSRENRVMTILGIIIGLPIGQYMIRMLEEVYSTEMYTMDVQTSLLTYIGAILLTMLFVTLAQLFTLRKINRLDFIEALKNRIS; from the coding sequence ATGAAAAAACTTAATTTAAAGCTTTTAAGAAGTATTAAAAATTCAAAAGGGCAGTTTATTGCTGTAACTTTAGTTATTATTGTTGGGCTTACAGTATATACAGCTCTAAGCATGGCAGCAGTAAATTTAGAAAGTACCATAAATTATTATTATGACATAACTAATTTTGCAGATCTATATGTACAAGTAGTTAAAGCACCAGAAAAAGCTATTGACAATCTAAAGAAGATGAAGGACATTGAATTTGTCGAAGGTAGAATAGTTTTTGATGTACCTATAAAAGTAAGAGATAAAGATGAAAGAGTTAAGGTAAGAATAATTTCTAAACCAGATGAAATTAATGGTATTAATTCACTTTATATGATGAGAGGAGAAAATATTGATAACAAATATAAAGATTGCTTAGTGATAAAACAATTTGCAGATGCCAGAAAAATGAAAATAGGAGATATCCTAAAGCCACAAATATCAGGCAAAACTTACAATTTATCTATAAAGGGTGTAGTAAGTAGTCCAGAATACATTTATCTAATGGAAAATGAGCAGAGCTTTTTACCTTCACCAAAAAAATTCGGAGTGATGTATGTAACTAAAGAATTTGCACAAGATAGTTTTGGTTTTAGAGGGAATTATAACGAAATAATAATAAAAGCAAAAAAGGGAGTAAATTTAAACAATTTAAAGAAAAAAATAGAGAATGAACTAGATAAATATGGAGTGAAAAGAATTATAACAAAAGATGAACAATTAAGTAATTGGGCTGTTTCTGAAGAAATTAAAGGTTTAAGGCAATCCTCAAGTACAATTCCTTTAATATTTTTAGGAGTAGCTGCAATAATTATGGCTGTAATGCTGTCAAGAATGGTGAGAGCAGAAAGGACATCAATAGGAGTGTTGAAGGCACTTGGATATACAAATATTCAGTTAATATTACACTATACAAAATATTCATTACTAGTAGGTTTTATCGGTGCTATATTTGGTGTTATTTTAGGAACTATACTTTCAGGGTATATGGCAAAGATGTATATTAAATTTTTTAATATACCAATGCTTAAGATGAATTTTTATTACAAATATATGGTATCAGCTGTTGTTCTTTCGATGATTTTTTGTATTATAGCAGGATTATGGGGAGGAAAAAAAGTTTTAAAAATTCTTCCAGCAGAATCTATGAGACCAGAGCCACCGAAATCTGGAGGTAGAATTTTCATTGATAGAGTAAGTGTACTATGGAGTAGGTTGACATTTACATGGAAAATGGTATTAAGAAATATATTTAGAAATAAAAAAAGATTTATTTTTATAACTCTAGGGATAGCTCTAACATATAGTGTGACTTTTCTACCTTTGAGTGCTAGAGATGCTTTTGTATCAATGTTTAGTACTCATTATGGTGAATTCCAGAGAATGGAGTATAATATAAGTTTTAGTAAGCCATTAAATAAAAAGGTCATAAAAGATATAAAAAACATTATAAATGTAGATCATATTGAGCCTAAAATAGAATATCCGTTTGAAATTGAATATGGGCATAAAAGTAAAGTTGTAAACATAATTGGTCTTCAAAAAGATACTAGATTTTATAAATTTACTAACATTGATGGTGATGTTATATCTTTAAAAGATAGAGGTATTTTCCTGACCGAAGGGTTAGCTAAGTATTTAGGAGTAGAAGTTGGTGATAATGTAAAAATAAAGAATTTTATTCCAGACAAAGAAGATGTATATTTGCGTGTTTCAGGCATAATAAAACAATCACTTGGTATAAATGGATACATGAATATAGATGAAATGGAAGAAAAATTGGTAGATAATAATGTGATAACAGGTGTGTATTTAAATTCTGATGATAATGTAAAGAGTAAGCTAGAGAATATGAGTAATATTACATCTATTCAATCTTTACAAGATATGAAAGATGTTTTTAAGCAGTTTTTAGATTTAACTATGTATTCAGTTAGTTTAATGACACTTTTTGGTGGAGTTTTAGGTTTTGCTATAGTATATAATTCAACGGTAATGAGTATTAATGAAAGAAGATTAGAGTTTTCATCACTTAGAGTAATGGGATTTTCTAAAAGAGATATTTATAATATGCTTTCCCGAGAAAATAGGGTTATGACGATTTTGGGGATAATAATCGGATTGCCAATTGGTCAGTATATGATAAGGATGTTAGAAGAAGTATATAGTACAGAAATGTATACTATGGATGTTCAAACTTCATTATTGACGTATATAGGAGCTATTTTATTGACAATGCTATTTGTTACATTAGCTCAATTATTTACTCTAAGGAAAATTAATAGATTAGATTTTATTGAAGCACTGAAAAATAGAATTTCATAG